Genomic window (Aquimarina sp. BL5):
TACGAGCTTGTTTCTCTGGTAATTTATCAAGACAATCATGGATGGCAATTCCTAATTCTTTATTCTCAATTTTACCTTCGGCGTTTTGATCAAAGGGATCCGCTACTCTTTCTTCTAGCCAATCTCCTTCGGTCTCACCGTCGTTAGCGTAATTGATACGCACTTCTGCTTTACCTTTATTACTATTTATTTTCCTGTAATGATCAATGATTTTTCTTTTGAGGATCGAAATAAGCCAAGTACGTTCACTGGCTTCTCCTTTAAAGTTTTTCATTGATTTAAGACCTGCAAAAAAGGTCTCCTGCACTAAATCTTGTGCAATTTCCCTATCATCAACCCTGACTATCGTATAGTTAAACAAGTAGTCACTGTATTTATCTATCCACGAATTGGGGTCTATTGTGTTTGTCGACATAGTGTATTAGCTCTTTTCCTCAAAAATAGGATAAAAAGTTGAATCTTAAATAAGTTTAAACCATTGAATTGTAGAAGAATTTGCAAAAGAAACCATACGATATATAGGTGTAGGCATTTTTCTTTGAATGTATTTGTGATTTATGACTACTGTTATGATTCGATAAAAACAGCTGTATGCAATAGTTAAAGATAATTATCCAATTGTTGATC
Coding sequences:
- a CDS encoding sigma-70 family RNA polymerase sigma factor, encoding MSTNTIDPNSWIDKYSDYLFNYTIVRVDDREIAQDLVQETFFAGLKSMKNFKGEASERTWLISILKRKIIDHYRKINSNKGKAEVRINYANDGETEGDWLEERVADPFDQNAEGKIENKELGIAIHDCLDKLPEKQARIFSMKTIQGFDTEAICNEFDITASNLWVIIHRARTAMAGCLEKNWF